Below is a genomic region from Medicago truncatula cultivar Jemalong A17 chromosome 3, MtrunA17r5.0-ANR, whole genome shotgun sequence.
TTCGCTTGGATGCTTTGTTATATATAGTTACTTAATATTCTTCAATCACGTAAAAAAATGTTCACCAGAAATCAAAGATCTTCCCCAACATATTGATTCAATTTACatactttttttggttacacataaattttgaattttgacgTCCTTGTCACTTGAGGTACATTAGGTTTATATTATTCGAACGTGTTACACGAGCCTGTACTGCGCCTGCTAGGCTGTTACTATCGAAAGGGACTCCACTGTCGGGACTTGGGGACAGAATCTAattcttcattttatttgtGGTTTGAGGATATTTGCTTGCTTATATGTTTCTATTGTAATTGTTACGTTTTTCTTTTACTACATTGACATCATACTTACTCTCTTGGATCATTACTACtattataagaagataagaTGAAAATCTTCAAATCTTAGGGGGAATAGTGAAGTCTACAAGAGTTAATGATTTTGTTAACAATCATAAGTCGAATAAAAGGTTCTGTTGGTTAGTCTTCTACTTTACAGCACAATAGTGACATGTTTAAAAACGCACAACTCTCATAAATTATGTCACATCGTTTCATTTCTCATCTATAAATCGATGATACAGTTTAGGAGAGACTTGTTTATGTCTAAAAATAATTGTCTTAAatcgattttaaaaaaatatgtgattgtACTATTTAACGATGAAGCCTCCAAAACAATACTAGAGTAGCCGAGTGAATGATCATTTTGAATCATTATTGAAATTTATCATTATTAAGagattttagaaattagggttcttGAATTGtggatatatattttaatttcagatttttttaattctaattatttaattttatgattatattttaatattaatgacTTAGTACCAAAATTGTGTTTAAGCCTATAATATAtttgcaataaaattttaacagAAGTATAAAAGTGTTTTCATTTATTGTACAAAagtaatgttttcattttggtacACGCGTGGTACACATGGtgaattaaacaatttttttattcccagcacataataaataatggtggcaactagggtacccatgaaagaatggtgggtaatttacctcaatcaatacacattagccacataagcaaatttttaagtggtatccatgaactatcttgaccccaccaataaattgttcattttcattgatTGATGTGTAAATTACCTACCATTCTTCAAagataatctagaaaaaaccataaATAATTCGCTAATTGGTCACTCATTTTGCTAACTCGTACCGCTGCTTCTGCTTGTGTGGATGTGGTACATATGGCGAGAGATGAAATCTTATCCAATGACGAGATCATTTATGTCGGTTGAGAAGATAAACAATGATTGAGCCACGTatagaataaaattttgttacaaaaattaatgatcattttcaTTGGAGTTACATTTATGTTTTGTCTCCACAAAAAACagattcaaaatttgatggGTGACTCAAAACACTTCTTAAGGGAACTCAAAGAACTTGAATTTATAACCTCTCATTTGTAACATCACTTGTAAAATGTTTATTAGGCTCATCGGGATGAGATCTTGAGGAATGCAAGAAGCACTATCGAATCGAGCCTCTAAAATTTACGggcttcaaaaaaattataatatccacctccacttaaattaaaaaattacatgttatttttttcttcttcgttaCACGTATGAGTTTTTTTCTAGATTCTAGTTCCACTTTTTGGACATAAATTTGATGCTATTAAACCACCATCAATTTGAAtatcacttaatcagtcaatttaaaaaactattttattgaaagaatcacaacaattattttttctctcgcataaaccattcgttttccCTTTTCTACGACATAGAAGTGACATTCCAAACGACACCGTTAGGTAAATTTTATCTCTCTTtcacttcattttattttgttttgtttcgtGTTTAAGAGTTCTTctgattatgattttttaatgaagCTTACCTacgcaaaaaaaaattacattttaattttattggggtctattttaaaaatagaaccgAGCCTCCTATTTCATAGGAACGGCCCTGAGTCTCATCActattaatatgttttttttaaagaccaTTAATATCTTTTTCGAAGAAAAAGACCGATAATATTCAACatcttaaaaattttaaaagttatattttaaattctgCTCTTTCCCCTGCACTTTTCGCTCGCGCCCTGCAGCCATCCCAAAAATGTTCTTAAGTTAGTTAATTAACGTAAgtgtaaaaaaacattttttagacGAGCAGTCACGCAGCTTCTttgatttaaaaactaaatttcaatttaacaaatctataatattaaattgttgaaaataataAGTTGACACCTTTTATTCCCAACACTCATTCAATGCTCAACTTTCTCTTTATTTCTATCTTCACATCTCATCACAAATTTATCACATATACAATATCACtttctttatttcttattctcttAATGTGTCAAATAGAGATTTGATGGTTTGCAAAACATTTCTCTAAATTGCCTCACCAGCTTGCAATTTAAAGAGAGATAAAGATCCATtgatttaccttttttttcGATCTTCTAAGATAAAGTTAACCTATTCAAAACCTGAACTATTAGATGATGTAGACACATCTCTCAACTAAAAATTGAGTTAGAGCAAGGTTTACGTGGTCTTaagtcaaaatataaaatatttagacaAACTCtcataaatagatttttttttattaaatattttaatgatatatatatatatatatatggatttgctagaacacacccactagtttttatgtgtgggagtgttttagcaagttataactaaaaagttaataaatacaccttaaggtgtatgttgctataacacacttTCTAAAAGaaacaagtgggtgtgttctagcaaatcctatagaATTTGCTAGAAcgcacccacttattttttagaatgagtATTTTAGtaagtgaataactaaaaagtggttaaatacaacttaaggtgtagctttgctaaaacactcctaCATAAAACCAGTgagtgtgttctagcaaaccaatatatatatatatatatatatatatatatatgtatgtatgacaTATCAAATGAGATGATATCTTATTGTGAGAGATGAAAGGAATTAATCTCAAcccttaaatctaaataaatggCTGAGATTACAATACTCCTCTTTTAATTCACTCGCACCCTTTTCTTGTTCAGGCTCACACTTCACCTTCCTGTGCCTTCATTCCAAGTTCTTTTATTCCAAATCTTCACGGATTTCTGTTTTCGCATAGGCAATAAATCTCTCTTCTTACACCCATCTTACAAATCAACCTTCAATTGTTTCATCGCTCATATTTTCATCCATGTTTGAATCCTTCATCTTTGTTCCCATGCGACTCCTGTTTCTGTTTGTCTCAGATCTACTATTCCCCTTTCCATCTAGCTTGTATGAAGATTAATtggaattaaaatttaataggTCAAATTTTCATCAAGTTTTTCCGACATTCTATATCCAAAATTTGAGATGCAATTTCTCCCAACTAGAAAGTCATTACAGTGGTTTGATTAATTAAGACCCCTTATTTCTTTAATTCTAAATCTAGCTAAAAGTAACCCATAAACTAGAAAGTCATGGATAGCCATAACGATGGGTTTTCATATTTTCGCttgtaaaacaaagaaaaaaagaaacattttaatttcaatgataCAACCAAAGAACACAAACTGACGAGATATTATTACAGTGGCATGGCGAGTGTCGTACGATACTGATTTAAACTGTGTTGGCGTTGCTATTGCGTTTTAGTGATTCTGGAATCTGGATAATAGAGGTAGATGGAAAGGTGGAAGAAGAAAGAGGTGCGTAGACAATACAGGGAGCACACGTTATCATTTTAATAAGTGAATTAATCATAGCCATTTAATTTAATCTAAGGGCCTATATTAAATCGTCTCATTATAACtactcctctcacttgatatgacATATAtataggggtgttcaaaaccgaaccaacccaatagaaaaaccgcaaaccgaaccaatccaaaccgaaaccgcaaaaaaccgcacttggttcggatgagttcggatgacttttagactgaaccgcgcggttcggttcggtttacggtttgcatctcagcaacctaaccaaaccaaaccaaaccgcaaaaaTACTCAATGTTATTAAACTAAGTAAGTACTCTACTAGCCCAATACCAAAGTGAacccaagcccaagcccaagttgttcttttttggttcttaaatattattttggtactgtaatgttattttagataaataacttttattggtattgtaatGCTATTTTGGACTTCAagttctttttttgaataattaaaattgctTGGTACTAGttggcaatattagagttaatgtaatttttttatttatctcgcGATTAACCGCATCAactgaaccaatccaaaccgcattggtttggtttggatcactttttaaaaatcaaccgaaccaaaccaaaccgcatgctTTTTTCTCTCGCGGTTTGGATGATTATTATGCttgaaaccgaaccaaaccgcaccgcgaacacccctacatatatatatatatatatataaatataaatgattaatatttatgGTCTGTCATCATAgaaaaattatacattttttttttttaaggaagaaaaatTATACATTGTTGGTCATGTTTTAAAATACCAACTCctaatctaccaaaaaaaataaaaaaataaaaaaataagagtaaatagtcaattaccccctgaaattgtaactttcgtcaaaaacccctctgaattttgcaaaatgtcaaaaacccctctgaaattgtcaagcgtctgtcaattaccccctcgttaatttcctccatccaacatgctgatgtggccgttaactgccacgtggcactgacacatggtcagaaaagtcatgccacgtcataggggggtaattgactatatattttttttattttaaaaaaaaacaaataaataaataaataaaataccaaCTCCTATGGCCTAGTCAGACCAATCCAAGGGGTTACTCTTCATTCTATTCTCTATAAAAACCAACCCATTAGGTCCTTCATTTCTCAAATCCCACAGTTCTTGTCTTCCTATATTGCGTGTGTCTGGGTGTGGATAAAAATGGCAGCCACTCATGGGAAAATAATCTTGTTCATGTTTCTTGCAGCCTTTATGTTGTTTAATACCCAAAATGCATTCGTGAGTTGTGCTTTAACATCAGAGTTACAAAACAAAATTGCTAAAATCAACGAAGAGGGTCCTTATTTGGGTTTAATCATACCAAATTCTTTTGAACTTAACCCTCTTCTTCAAAATCCAGGCTATACTCCTAGTGATAGCATCATAGATTTTGCAGGTAAGTGCATGTGTCTATCCGAGGACATATAACTATatgcttcttttctttctcttctgtAAATTGAACAAATGAAAGATCCTAGTTTTCTTTTACTAGAGCTGCGTCTTGTAAACAAGTAATTTCTAACTACTATAAATCATATATTGACTTCTAAATAACATCAACAGTAAATAAATAACTCAAATAGTTAATTATATCAATAACATGTTCGTGAAATTTTGTTAGGGAAAAAAAGTAATAGCACTTTCTAATTTGCCTATTTTTTGATGGCTAATAACGAAGGAAGGAGATTTCGTTTTGGATCCATTGGCGAGAAACCAGTTATACTGGTAATGACGGGATTGAGCGTGGTACGTACGTatggttttgttgtttttgagattatttAAACTAATTATTGGAATTACTTTATTAAATTGTGTCTAATATTTTTGTACTGATGCATGCATGAAATGTGTAGATAAACGCAGCTATAACAACACAGCTTCTATTAAGCTTTTTCAAAGTAGATGGAGTTGTTCATTACGGAATTGCTGGAAATGCAAACCCTTCATTGCATATTGGAGATGTTGCTATTCCACATTATTGGGCTCATTTAGCACTTTGGAGCTGGCAGGTAGTACAGTCCACAATAAtactcaataaaaaattaacatgaaatAATGAATATATACTACTGAAGAAATcatttataagaaataaataaaaaaattagtattttcTATATCTCAAGCTAGCTTTGGCTTTTTTATTTGTCCATAAAAATCTCAACTATTATAATTAGTATTCTATAGGGATTACAAAGcttattattactaattaaaataatattgataactGTTTTATAACTATCTTCGATGGACTTTGAACATCATCCCTTCGAATTAAAGTGTTATACTCTTATCAATGGACTAATTAATATTTTGgtggtgttcggggttcgaacctcttACAATTTGCAGCTTTTGACTTCTACAATTGATTTTAGCCTTACATTTATTGCGAAATCCGCTTTTACATAAATactccaaacataaatcattttaaaatcaactcaattttaacgataatcaattttatagaaacaaatttctcaaaatcaattcttgtaCAGACGCTCGACTTGATAGATTAACGAATTGCATATTTGGCGAAGTTTGTAATAATCTGATGGAGATTAACGATTGTATGTGCAGAGGTATGGGCAAGATGCTGATGATACGTTACCACTAGAAATCAATGGTGACTACACAAGGGACGTAggtttcttgaaattttcagATTTTACCTCAAACATAAGTGCTGCTGACAGTGTTACAGTTGACAATCATCTCAACAATCTTTGGTACCAACCAGAAGAGATTTTTCCAGTTGATGGCATTCCTGAACAAAGGCAACATGCTCTTTGGGTCCCTGTTGATTCCGAGTACTACCGTATTGCCAAAAAACTCGAGGTATGGCCTATGATTCCAACCAGTACCATATATGTAAAAATTCAAAGAtatcaactatcaataattCAAAGATCCTTCGCCTTTTAAATATAcgtaaaaattgatcaataaaaatttatgtttttggtccaATTTTTGGACTAAATATATCGGCTATCCTTGATTAAATTTTACTTAAATTTGAGATTGTATCagtaatttttaatgttttttttatgaaataaaaaacgattttgtgtttgtttatcataataaaaatagatattagttatctaatttttttttttaatagaagctactaaaaaacaacttttaatttaaatatgtttttagattataaATTCCTTCAAATTCTCAGTTAAAAAATTGCAATAGAATGTCTAAaagtaattattttgtttaaaaaagtttgtcacaattaaaatatttttttgtcaaattttatttacccATCAACCAAATTTTCGGGATTACCCATTTCATTAATTTGAGAATGagagttgtttttatttttaaataatgcaCTAAAGTTCgtaaattttaaatatggagaagttGAGTGTTCGAGATTAAAACCtcgactcctgcatataatatgcaacatccctaccaactgaatcAAGTTTACGGAATAGACTGAGATAATTATTGGTACATAAAATAATACAACATATTGACAACCACTCAACGAAATATTTTTTACTCAAATGATTGTTGTATATACAACTAATTTAATTTACACGTTGGTTTTCGATAACACATAGATTGTGTTTTGACGTTTTTGGCACTGCctaattatttaatatactCCTATATATAAATTCTGTCTTTATTGGCAACCACAAATAtaaaatccaatattttttatgatctctaaaaacaaaaataaaataacatggtTATGATTTTTtcgaatatatatttttcagcaAATGAAACTAGATGCGTGTATAGACTCAGACACATGCTTGACAACGACACCAAAGGTTGTGCTTGTGGAGAGAGGAACAAGTGCAGGGTTCTATCTAGACAATGCAGCATACAGAACCTTCATCTTCAATAAGTTTAACGTGAGTCCAGTGGACATGGAAAGTGCATCAGTGGCTCTTATATGCTTGCAACAAAGGATTCCTTTCATTGCTATTAGGGCTCTCTCTGACTTGGCTGGTGGCGGCACCGCGGAGTCGAACGAGGCTGATACCTTCTCACCACTGGCTGCAACCAACTCTGTTGCTGTGGTCATTGAGTTTGTGAAGCTATTGTCATCACACCACTCTAAGTGGTAAACTATGTTATgatgatgttttcaataatCCGTAATTAGTGCAATTATATGCACATGTAGACAACAACTTTGTTCTGGTTGTTTGTCCGGAATATAATAAAGCACCAGCactaaataaatattatcatatatataattaagcTCTAAATGGTACTTATAGATGGACTATCAGACATCTGAAGGTAACGACATATATATCAACTCTAACACAGTATTTCCATTGCAGCAGCACTAGATTAATGTTTCCCTCAGACTCCATTTCTCATGTGAAAATAAATGCATTCATCTAAAACCGCAAAAATAACATTtctttcactttaatttgaATACACTTTTTAAGATGGTGAATTCTTTGGCATAATTCGTTAGGCAAAGTTAGCCAAAATTTAGAATATtacttaaaatataattaatcataGAAAAATGACACAATCTTACATAATTAGATATCGAATACTATATATGACTAAAAATCTTCAAGGATATGGATCTAGTTACCAAATGGTGTTGTGGCTTAAAGGAGATATTGATTATTTGTTCTCTTTAAatggaaaattatatatattaacagAAATGATGATTACaggaaccaaaaaaaataatatatgacgAGTACAAAAAGGTAAAACCCCTTATATTAACATAAATGACGAGTACAAGAATCTTTTCcctctttaacatttttttttataaagagttttttttttccgtagATAGAAGAAATGATCATTTGCCATTTTTTCCATCTAGAATAAAaccattataaaaaatatatatatataaaaaaaaaagaggaaagagGAAAGGTAATTAAGATgaacataaaagaaaaacttgaaaaacatcttaaaccaaaccaaaaaaaattatccaagcAATCCAAACcaagaaaataaacaataacCATCAAGTATGAGATATCGATTCTATTTCAGTATAGTGTAAATGTAATTTCAAAATTGTTCTTTAGGCGCCTAGGATTCTTCATAAGCACATCAAGCCCTAAACTTCACTGATAGATAACTACAGTCCGCAAGTGAACGGTAGTTAAGAACCATTCACTACTTTTTAAATCGGTTAATCGGGTAACTGATCTAAAATGTATTATGTTTATGGGCAAACCTACGAGACCTTGTTAGTTCAAATAAGTACGACTTTTTAGGGAAGTTAAGTGTGTTACGGATGTCACTAATCATTATTTCAAACAGAGAATTATGACTTTTTAGGATCTTTAGGAACGGTTTTTaacttccctcaaaaaaaaagaaaagaacggTTTTTAACTACCATTCGCTACCAAATGGTTTGTAACTCCCGATGAGGGTCTTTATAGAAGTTTAAGGCACTTCTGAGCAATTGCTAGATGCTTAAAGAACAATTTCCTTATAATTTGTGGTTAAGCACATGGATAAAGATTAATCTTATAATGGATCAAACACTTAAATCTTACAAAAATTATCTGGTGAATCCACCATAGAATTAAAAATTCTAATGTCatataaagtttgaaaagaaaacaacataagcTTGTGGAGattctttcattaaaaaaaagcttGTAGAGATATTTTGATTAGAGTGCCCAAGCCCAAAGCAataataatcaatgaaaaagaaaacaataaacacgttctattattaataatgaaTTGGGTGTG
It encodes:
- the LOC25490122 gene encoding bark storage protein A; translation: MAATHGKIILFMFLAAFMLFNTQNAFVSCALTSELQNKIAKINEEGPYLGLIIPNSFELNPLLQNPGYTPSDSIIDFAGRRFRFGSIGEKPVILVMTGLSVINAAITTQLLLSFFKVDGVVHYGIAGNANPSLHIGDVAIPHYWAHLALWSWQRYGQDADDTLPLEINGDYTRDVGFLKFSDFTSNISAADSVTVDNHLNNLWYQPEEIFPVDGIPEQRQHALWVPVDSEYYRIAKKLEQMKLDACIDSDTCLTTTPKVVLVERGTSAGFYLDNAAYRTFIFNKFNVSPVDMESASVALICLQQRIPFIAIRALSDLAGGGTAESNEADTFSPLAATNSVAVVIEFVKLLSSHHSKW